DNA from Massilia antarctica:
ACCCTCACCGAGAATCGCTACGCCGCTTGGTGAATTTCATAATTGAAACCACGCGCCCTTGCTTGCAGAATGGGCCGCAGCCCCGCTACACCGTCCAGTTCATTGATATTAAAACAAATAATTTTAGCTATACAATCAATGAAGGAAGCGTACCCGATCAAGAGGTGCGCCGGCGGGGCCCAAGGAGACAATCCACCATGATGATGCCAAAATCGCATCGAATCGCATTGCTGTTTAACGCAAACAAGATTTTCGACCGTGAAGTTATTGAAGGAATCGCCGCCTATCTGTCGAGCACGCGCAGCTCCTGGGACCTGTTCCTCGAAGAGGACTTTCGCCTCCGCTTGCCCGGCATCGAAGACTGGCAGGGCGATGGCGTGATCGCCGATTTCGACGACCCGGCGGTCGCCGCCGCCCTCGCGCGCAGCCGCATTCCCGTGGTGGCCGTGGGCGGCTCCTACGAAAACGTCAACGCCTATCCGGCCGGCGTGCCTTACGTGGCCACCGACAACTTCAAGCTGATCAAACTGGCTTACGAACACCTGATCGAAGCCGGCCTGCGCCACTTCGCCCTGTTCAGCCTGCCCGAAGCGCAGGAAAACCGCTGGGCCCAGGAACGCGAAAACGCTTTCCGCAGCCTGATGCGGCGCGACCGCATGGAAGCCGAGGTGTTCCGCGGCCAGGGCACCAGCGCGCCGTCGTGGGACGAAGCGGTGCAGCAGCAGATCAACTGGCTGCACAGCCTGCCCAAACCCTGCGGCATCATCGCCGTGACCGATGCGCGCGCGCGCCAGCTGATGCAGGCCTGCATGATCGCCGGCATCGAAGTGCCGGAACAGGTGGCCCTGATCGGCATCGACAACGACCCGCTGGCGCGCATGCTCACCCGTATCCCGCTCAGCTCCGTGATCCAGGGCGCGCAGGAAATGGGGCGCGCCGCCGCCCATTTGCTCGACCAGATGCTGCACGGCGCGCGCCTGGCCGATACGCGCATCCTGGTGCCGCCGGCCGGCATCAATGTGCTGGCGTCGAGCAAGCACGAACCGGCCAAGCACCCGCACGTGATGCGCGCGCGCCACTTCATCCGCCAATATGCCTGCCAGGGCATCAAGACCGGGCAGGTGGCCGATTACGTCGGCATTTCGCGCTCTTCGCTGGAATCGTATTTCCGCCAGGAGCTCGGCTGCAGCGTGCACGACGAGATCCTGCGCTTCCGCCTGGACGCGGCGATTGCCATCCTCGGGCGCGGCGACTGCAACCTGGCCAATGTGGCGCTCAGCTGCGGCTTCACGTCGAGCCAATACATGCACTCGGTGTTCAAGCGCGAGCTCGGCTGCACCCCGCGCGCCTACCAGGATCAGGCCCTGCAAGGCCAGGCCGAGGCGGCGCCGGCTCCCCAATTTCAACATGCAGATTCGTAATGACGACCAACCAATTCCTTGCCACACCGCCGCTGCGCGCCGCAGACCAGTTATTCACCCTGCGCAACGCCAACGACATGCGCCTGACGATCAGCGAGCGCGGGGCAGCGCTGGTGTCGTGGTGGGCGCCCGACCGCTACGGCAAGGTGGCCGACGTGCTGCTCGGCTATCGCGACGCGCACGGCTACGCCGATAACAGCGCCTACTTCGGCGCCGTCATCGGACGCTGGGCCAACCGCATCGCGCACGGCCGCTTCATGCTCGACGGCGCGCCGGTGCAGGCGGCCGTCAACGACCGCGGCAACCACCTGCACGGCGGCGAGGATGGCTTTCACAAGGCGCGCTGGCAGCTGAGTGCGTCGGATACCGGGGTGTCGCTGCGCCTGAGCTCGCCCGATGGCGACGGCGGCTTTCCCGGCAAGCTCGACGTGCAGGTGCATTACCGGCTCGATGACGAAGGTCGCCTGACGATCGACTTTGAGGCGGTGACCGACGCGCCCACGCCGGTCAACCTGACCGCCCATCCGTATTTCAACCTGAACGGCGGCAGCGCCGACGTGGGCGACCACATGCTGCAGATCGATGCCGATTTTTACCTGGAGACCGACCAGGGCGGCATTCCGGTGGGCGTGGCGGCGGTGGGCGGCACGCCGTTCGATTTCCGCCAGCCGGCCGCGATCGGACCGCGCCTGGGCTGGCCGGATGCGCAGATCCGGCTGGCGGGCGGCTTCGACCACTGTTACTGCATCCAGCCGCACGCGATGGGCCGGGCCGGGCCGCTGCGCGAGGTGGCGCGCGTGGTCGACCCGGGATCGGGGCGCTGCCTGCAAGTGTCGACCACCGAACCGGGGTTGCAGTTCT
Protein-coding regions in this window:
- a CDS encoding XylR family transcriptional regulator, which gives rise to MMMPKSHRIALLFNANKIFDREVIEGIAAYLSSTRSSWDLFLEEDFRLRLPGIEDWQGDGVIADFDDPAVAAALARSRIPVVAVGGSYENVNAYPAGVPYVATDNFKLIKLAYEHLIEAGLRHFALFSLPEAQENRWAQERENAFRSLMRRDRMEAEVFRGQGTSAPSWDEAVQQQINWLHSLPKPCGIIAVTDARARQLMQACMIAGIEVPEQVALIGIDNDPLARMLTRIPLSSVIQGAQEMGRAAAHLLDQMLHGARLADTRILVPPAGINVLASSKHEPAKHPHVMRARHFIRQYACQGIKTGQVADYVGISRSSLESYFRQELGCSVHDEILRFRLDAAIAILGRGDCNLANVALSCGFTSSQYMHSVFKRELGCTPRAYQDQALQGQAEAAPAPQFQHADS
- a CDS encoding aldose epimerase family protein, which encodes MTTNQFLATPPLRAADQLFTLRNANDMRLTISERGAALVSWWAPDRYGKVADVLLGYRDAHGYADNSAYFGAVIGRWANRIAHGRFMLDGAPVQAAVNDRGNHLHGGEDGFHKARWQLSASDTGVSLRLSSPDGDGGFPGKLDVQVHYRLDDEGRLTIDFEAVTDAPTPVNLTAHPYFNLNGGSADVGDHMLQIDADFYLETDQGGIPVGVAAVGGTPFDFRQPAAIGPRLGWPDAQIRLAGGFDHCYCIQPHAMGRAGPLREVARVVDPGSGRCLQVSTTEPGLQFYSGNYLDGVQGRAGRPYARHDGFCLEAHAYPDQLNGQCASAVILRPGQVYRQTTVYRLSLQS